From Deltaproteobacteria bacterium:
GCCTACCCGACCGACACGGTCTACGCGTTGGGTTGTGCGCTCGAGGCGCGCAAGGCGACCGAGAAAATCTACCGCGTGAAAAAAATGGATCGCCACCACCGCCTCGCGCTCATCTGTCCGGACGTCGCCACGGCCGCGCAGTTCGGTCACTTCACGCGCGATGCGTACCGCCTCGCCCGCCGATTGCTGCCGGGGCCGTATACGTTCGTCGTCCCGGCTACCGCGGACGTCCCGCGCACGGTACTCGACCGCAAGCGCCGCCAGGTCGGCCTGCGCGTGCCGAACCACCCGATCGCGCTCGCGCTCGCGCGCGAACTCGGCCGTCCGCTGTTGACGACCAGCGCCGGCGCGACCCTCGACGACACGCTCACTGCGTACGGCACCGCCGTCGACGTCGCC
This genomic window contains:
- a CDS encoding threonylcarbamoyl-AMP synthase; amino-acid sequence: MDRPAHAHPRRPLRRQAVSGAGISAARRRLPRVVRRGQDGQAQGQPATVDRTVRRRPRIPRSAVIRLDIDPDRIDPRAIRRAVAVLHDGGVAAYPTDTVYALGCALEARKATEKIYRVKKMDRHHRLALICPDVATAAQFGHFTRDAYRLARRLLPGPYTFVVPATADVPRTVLDRKRRQVGLRVPNHPIALALARELGRPLLTTSAGATLDDTLTAYGTAVDVAIDGGPTLGEPSTVLRVDADGVEVLREGAGPIDW